TGTCCCTGTCTGAGCAAACCTTGGACGATGTGGGCTGCACCTCTCTTGGGAGTGCTCTTGGGATCCAGGGTGAACTCTCAAACAGAGAGGCTGTTGAGACgatccacaccaccaccacGTCGCACTATGTGCCATGCTCTGTCAGAGAGCCGCTCGGCCAGCATGGAGTCGTGCTCAGCTCCCCTTCGATGCTGGGGCAGGTGGAGGTCATTTTGCAGCAGCCAGAAGCATCAGGAGCAGGGAGGGGCATCCTGAGTGTGGGTGGCCCCAGGGTCAGTGGAAGTGTTGGATCCCAAAgcgaaggagaagaaggaggagggcaTTGCGAAGGAGTTCCTGAGTCTTTTACTGTCTCATTTGGAATTCCCTCAGAAGATTCAACACCAGCAGAAGAGCAGGACTCTGATTCTGAGGGGGGTCAAGACAAACCCAACAAGCACCGGGCAAGACACGCCAGTAAGTACCTATGGACTATTTTCATTTGTACCATGGAGTTATGTCCTATtcttactttgtgtgtgtgtgtgtgtgagtgtgtgggtaaTAAGGATCTATTCTTTAAGGGGGAATCTGCAAGCTAATAGGTCAACACTAAATTGCATTTGTCAACAACACGTGTGCATTCCAAAGCctgatgttgtgtgtgtgtactcctCAAAATATTATGTGTCTCTCACTGCAGTTGGAGGAGGGTGCTCATTCCTTCGAATGGAATTAAATACAACAGAATCAAAGTGACAGTAGGGAGACACAGTGCAGACAGGATGgtgacaaaaaactaaatataaagaatcaaaagaaaaataaattaaaaaatgatgttGAATTGATCATATGTGAGAAGCCACTACACTTTATAAAACATCTTAAACTATCCATTTGAAGAGGCTTGATGATGAATATGGACAGTGAGGCGTTCCTCCAAGCTGTGTTGAAGACATAAATATAACACCAGCCCGCTGATGATGCCTGCAGAAGTGGCCATTTGACAGACACCAGCATGTGCTCCCCTAGCCTGTTACCTGATCCTTTCAAACTGGGTGCTTTAACTGAGCTAAATAAGTGAGTCCGTTACTCACTCCCACTGTCTCCTCCACCTTCAGGTTAGTCTTGCAGGAATATAAAAAAGTAAGcctacatattattttattacagcCTTGCATTGTCAGATGGTTCTTGAGTGGGTATGTCGTGTGATGTCTGTTATCGGATTGGCCTAAGTGTGAGCAAATGTTACAGATTTAAGAAGAACAGAAGGTTTTAAGTGGACAGCTTGTGAACTTACAGATAAGGACTGGTAAAGAGGCTCTGGTGCTGGTGGATTTATTGCATGCAGGCTATCTTTAATCTTTCTCAGTTCCTATTCCTATCTACTTTATGGGAATGAACAACTTTTTTAATGTAGTTCATTGTCTGTGAACAAATGAGGATATTAGACATGGATCAGAGAATTTCATAATTGCTTTATGGGTTGGTGTTTTACAGAATGTTCAATTGAATGAGCAAATTAGGAGTAATACAATCACAAATGAGGAAAAGCACATAGATATAGGTGGATAAATATTATGTGTGGCCTAAGAATATATGGAATGGAATGTTTCTCATGTGAAGGAATCAGTTAATAGCTTAGTTTACagcatatttttgtgtgttcagatcAGTTCAACTGTGTATATCATATTAATTGTTTATTAGTATTTTGTAATTTCTGCTTCAGAGAACATtggatgtattttcaaaacaaattttcTACTGAAGGTTGATATCAGTGTAATGTTACATGCTGAAATGAATTGCTTTGTGCCTTgcttaactttgttttgaaacatAATTTTGTCATCTGTCACCATGTTTTTTGTGCTCTATACTCTTCAAATGAGTGCTAAATCAAAATGGGGTTTATATGATggattataattttattttccagctgataTTCAGGATGGGcatattataaaaataacattcCACATTCataatttaaagtaatttaatcAACTACAATTACATGATCAATGCAGATACAGTGTGCAAGGACTGCCTTGAAGTTGTCTTTAAAGGCGgtgtatgtgattctggagaaatccaataccatgacaaataccatgatatagagcaaacaacagCACAGCAAGTGAtaaaactaacgttagctaggttgtgggttagcaaactgtccctacagttgctgctgcgaagctaacagccagcgaggacgagacggtttcccagagccagcacaccagctccagacagcgatacttacaattctcctgctactatagcaaacatcacaacaatagcatatcttggcaaactagaaagtaagctgaatgtccgtgggcaagtcatttaacgttacctggcacgcaaatcatggctggaatggctggaatagtgatgtgtggctcggtccaagccactttgtttgtttagcatttacagagccagggctgtgtacaaacaccgaagtttttttcagcacactcACTGagcggacagctagcggaccatgaggagatattcgctgaatttggcaaaaagatgtgtattgaaTTAGAATCCCATGATTTTTTTCAGAGAGCTGAAAAGTACATACAAAATCGTTACAAATGAGAGCAAGCTGTTTCAAAGattgaagttgttgtttttaaaaagatccTTCAAACAGATTAAATGATTTGTGTTGATCTTTACTCCACAATACCTATAATTTAAGGTGAAAACAATCCaagaaaagcatttattttgatTCCCCTGTCTACGGCACTTTTCTAAACTATTAAACTACTATCTCAACACTGaactctctcttttccttctctgtaCAGGGCTCAGGCGTAGCGAGAGTCTGTCTGAGAAGCAGGTGAAGGAGGCCAAGTCCAAATGTAAACGTATTGCTCTTCTTCTTACGGCTGCTCCGCCCAACCCCAACAACAAGGGGGTGTTGATGTTCAAGAAACATCGGCAGAGGGCCAAGAAATACACACTTGTGAGCTACGGCACAGGAGAAGACGAACCAGAGTAcagtgaggaagaggacgaggaaaACGAAGACGACAAACAAGAAACCCACACTGTTGAATTTACCCTTGTGGCTCCTAACGAATCTGAAACAGACAAGCACTTCCTCACTAATGCCCATAGTAGCAAAGGTGTGCTAACTATCAACTGGGACAGGGGTCTCCTTGAGATTGAAAGGAACCTGAACAACCAAGCAGAGATGGAATGTTTGCCTGAAACCAAGGGCAAGGGTGCCCTAATGTTTGCCCAACGGCGTCAAAGGATGGATGAGATTTCTGCTGAACATGAGGAGCTTAGGCGCCATGGGATTCCAGTGGAAGGAGTGCCAGAGGCTGAAAAGAAGATAGCGGAACACTCCTACATGCAGTCCACAACAGAAGGCCATGCTTACATGGATGTAAATATACACCAACAAAgccaacagcaacaacagtacCAGCAATATCAGGAGCAGCAGTACTGTGATCAACAACAGAActaccaaaaacaacaacaacaacaacaacaataccaACAACAGTATCAGCAGCAACAGTATGAACAACAGCATTATCAACAACAGCAAATGTATCAGCAGCAGCAAGAATATCATCAAGAGCAACAGCAAATGCAGCACTATTCTACAAACATCAATGGCACAGTCCAACATCAAACTAGTGAAATGCAGAGTTCCTTCAGCAATCGTACTGCAAAGCCTTTCTCGGTAGAAAACATGGCGGCCACCCCTTATTCTCCCGCAATGAGTGGGACCAATCAAGATTCTGTGGGCCAAGGAGAGCAGATAGCTTCCCGAGATGAGCGCATTTCTACCCCTGCAATTAAGACTGGGCTTTTGTTGGATGCAAGAAGAAGAAATACTGGCAAGCCTATGTTCACGTTTAAGGAAGCACCAAAAGTATCACCTAACCCAGTATTGCTAAACCTCCTCAACAGGAGTGATAAGAAGTTGGGTTTTGAGTCAGGACCTGAGGAAGACTACCTTAGCCTTGGGGCTGAGGCTTGTAATTTCCTCCAGTCTCAACGAGTTAAACACAAGACTCCTCCACCAGTGGCTCCAAAGCCTGTGATCAACCCCAACTCTCCTCCTTGGTCCCCACAGATAGAAGTAACCAACCAGGACATGCCTCAACAAGCTGAAAATAGTGTAGCCACACCTGCTGTAGCCCCCACCACAGAGACTACCCCTGCTCCAGAACTAGAGCCAACACCTGCACCTGCCCCTAAGCCCTCTCCCCCTCCTGCCTCCCAGGAGGCTCCTGCCAACACCACTGCAGAGGAACAGCACACATGGATTCTCCCGGAGTCTGAATCCCAACAGCCTCTGCAAATGACAGCTCAGGAGGAAAATTGTCATATGAATTCTACCCTGCAGCCTGAGCCTGCTCCTAGCTGggcagcagcacaaacacaagcacaacaaCAGCCATCTACCAATTCTTGGCATCCAGCTCAAGTGCAGCCCCAGGAACCACCTCCAAATCAGTCGCCATCACAGCCACCTTGGGTGACACGTCAACCTACTCAGACCCAAGCACAGCCTCAACCCACCACAAATACTTGGACTCCTCAAATTCAGCCATCCTGGAGTCAGCCTCAAGAGCAAGCACAGTCTCAGCCGCATGTTCAGCCACCCTGGACGCACTCTCATGAGCAGCCAAATCTGCAGCAAATGCAACCAACTTGGGGTCAACCTCGAGAACCAATGCAACAGCAGCCCCAGGCCGCATGGGCACAGCCATCACAAACAGACTCTCAGCATCAACCACTATGGGTGAAACAACCTCAGCAAAAATCCCAAGCACAACCTTCTTGGATTCAACAGGTTCAGCCAGAATCCCAGACACAGCCACCATGGGTTCAACAACAACCATGGCCACAAGCCCAAGCACCAGGTCAGTCTCAACCACCTTGGGTCTCAGCTCAACctcaacagcaacagcaacctTCAATTAATGTATGGCCCCCATCACCAAATCAAGCCCAAGTTCAGCCACCTTGGATCCAAGCAACCCAAGCACAACTTCCAGCGCAGCCCCAAGCCAATTTGAATCCATGGGCACCAGTACCTGCCCAGGCTCAGTCCCAACCATCATGGGCCCAGCACCCTTCAGAACATGGTCAGCACCCCATGAATTCTTGGGCCCACGAGCAAAATCAGGCCCAACATCAACCACCTTGGGCTCAACCAGTTCCACCTCAGCCCACACCACAGCCAATTTGGCAACAGTCCAATTCAAAGACTCCACCACAGCCACCAATGAATACATGGCCTTCAGCACAGACACCTGAAAATGCCTGGGCACCACAGTCACAGCAAACACCTGTGAATGTTTCCGCGTCAATGGTGAACACCTCTCCAAAACCTTGGCATCCACCTCAAAATGCCCCACAAAACCGgacccctccacctcctccacagcGAATGCACTCTTTTACCATCGGTCAAAGAGCTTCATCACCTATCAACCCACTGGCCACTGTCTTAATCCCATCATCCCCAGGTTCAGCTTTTGAGATGCCAGCCGTCAGAGGGAAAGGAGCTGATATGTTTGCCAAAAGGCAGTCTCGTATGGAAAAGTTTGTTGTGGACTCTCAGACTGTGCAAGCAAACAAGGCAAGCCGGTCAACATCGCCAGTTGCTTCCTTACCAAATGAGTGGAAATACACACCCAACGTACGTGCTCCACCTTCACGGGCATATAATCCTATTCAGTCCCCCTCTTATCCCCCAGCAGCAACAAAGCAGGCCCCTCCAAATAGCCCTTCAGCCAAAGCCAAGAAAAAAggcaaagagaaacaaaagccTGCCCCTAAACCCCTCAATGTTATAGATGTTATGAAGCATCAACCCTATCAACTCAATTCCTCACTCTTTACCTTTGGcccagcagcagaagcagcagtagaagCTGCCAAGCCCCCTGCATCTAAGCCTGAATGTTCACCTCCTAACCCAACTGTCGAAAACCAACCAATTAGATATGAGCAAATGGCCCCCGTCCAGCCAGCTGGACCATTTAATACCCCATATCCCCAGCAAGCCTACGGGATGCCCATGCAGCCTCTGATGCATGATGGCCACTACCAGCAAAACCCAGCTAATTTTTATCCTCCCTCCAATCCTTATCAACAACCTTCTGGTGGTCCATACCAGCAAGCATATAACCAACAGTATCAGCAACCTGCCCCACCTGCTTATCATCCCCAAGCTCCTCAGTCTCCAAACCTTCCCTACCAACAGGCACCACAGGGCCCTTACCAACCAGCCAATAGCCCTCCCTACCTGGCAGCCCCCTCAGTACCTTACCAGCCACAGTCTCCCATTAGCTATGTTGCTCCTAGTTTTCCTATAGCTGCAAGGCCTGAATCTGTATCAGGTGGCAACATTGTAGCTGCTCCTAAACCTAAGTTTACAGCTAAAAAGAGCTCAGCTCAGGTGTGGAAGCCTACAGCAATTGATAAAGAGTGATTCTGGTAGAATCATGACTTGCTTGGTGTCTGTTTGAGTTAAAGGGATGGTGCTCTTGCAGTCCACTGCCAAGAGGACTATTCTGAGCACATAAACATGATTTTGCAATGACTATCTTTACCTCTATCTGATGTTGTTACTGTCATAGGGCAGAGCTTGATGGTTTTCAAAGTTTTGAGGGCTAATGTGAATGGCATCACAAACAAATTAAGAACCTAAGAATAAGGATGGGATGTAAGTATTTCTTACCAGACAAAAAGGAGCCAAAATAATTGTTGATAAAGCAtgtacattttaacatgtttatagAAAATGATACATATGCATACCTAGAAAATCACTATAAATGACATTGTATGTAATTTTATGTAAAAGATGAGGCAAGTGATGGCAATATAAGAATGTAGGGGAGCATGATGCTCAGTAAGAATTGAAGGAaaggagtgagagaaaaaacaaatcagaaacaaATGGTATCAGACAGTGAGAACAGGAAGTTGatttttggaaagaaaaaaattcgAAATGTGCCTAATCTTATTtgataaacaaagaaacaaatgaaaaacaactaaaacacaatacagttgaataaaataatcaattaaattgataaagtaaaaataaaaataaagtagttaaGGAGAAGGGTGGGGTCTGCGGGGTGAAATGATACCAAGTAGAAGGCTAAATTTGCAGTCAGTGATGTCATAAATACACCGATTATGTAACAACTCTGTGAAGTTTCAACTAAAGGCTGGAGAATACATTGATACTCCTTACCAAAAGTGACACTTTTTGCTTGAACTAATAATGTTTGATTAGTAAACAATTTATTCTTCAGTGGCTTTCCCCAGTGTCTTTTCCATAGGACCTACTTAAGTgggttaattttattttaagcttTTTACCAGCTGTTGCATCATGTTAGGTACTATATTTAAACTGTCTCATGAGAGGGAGTGCTGAGTTCCAGAGATAGTAGGCTTAAATTTCAACTTAAGCAAGCGAACACTACTATATCTCAGAGCCttgcagtatttttttctgaaaacacaaaaatatatattgttgcCCACTCCACTAGCTTCTCTCTTCCATGCATCTTCtcctgcttttgttttatatgaatagaatataaattatatacaaAAGAAGAATTATTGAAAGGATAACCAGCCTGGTACTgttcacaaatacatttttggtacagggctgcttttatttttcatgttcttttctttttccttttcctttgtgtgtttctcttcatAGTGCACTTTCTGTATGATTCACTGCAGTGccattaaactgtcttttatcCTTGTTTGGCTTTCCTTTCTTTTGTCCTTTGAGCATGCTCTTTGGTTTTCTTCTATTTCtagtctcttttcttttcatcttgcTGAATTTTACACTTCTCCACCTATACTATAAATAATGACAAAGGTATTCTATATTTGCTCAGAAAAAAATTCCAGCTACAAATCAATCGGTTTCTACTCAAGTACCATCCAATTAGTCTAACACTTACACCTACTATCTTTTTGCAATAACTGTGGTTCAAAATGAATCCGTTttcaacaataaaatgaaatacactCTATAAAGAGCTTGTTAACATCAGACGAAAACACCTCATTATCCAAATTACCTACTTTTACAGAAATTTTGGTGAATGCTTGAGAAGCACATTCCTGCAGAATGTCTAAGTGATGATGTATGTATGAAAGGTATTATTAGATTGGTGACTTCACTGAATACAGGCGAGCTCGCTGGATAATTCTGGAGGTCAAGTGAGTGGGCCCCTGCTGAAATGTATATCCATGTTGTGTCATGCATTTTCAGTTATTTGTTAAGTGGAAGTTTTAATATCAAATGGTGTTTTAAGTTGGCAGATTTCTGCAGCTTTATCTGGAGGAATCTGATTCTTACTCAAATAGCTAGAGTTGACCCCCACTGCCTCATTGGCTGATTACAAATAGATCTTTATCTCAACCGTACTTTGAAgacaaatgtacatttaaacGGTTGTGTTATTCATACATAAATCAATTTAAACATGTTATTTGtgcataattaaaataaaatggagaCAACAACCAAAACTTTACTCTAGTCCGCACATTAATAGTTTACTTACAATGTTAAATGTATACTGATACTACTAAACTGGTacctcatactgtatattatttaatacatttttttcggGATAAGGCAGGACAAATGTTCTACATACAGATCACATTAAGATCTCAGATGAGTCCAACCTTCTACTCTCAAATGTACTTTCTTATAGACCCCAGAGAAAACCTTACCTTGGCCTTACCATAAAACTATACAAACAGAGCCAAAACACATCTGTCTCCAAACGGAAACCTCTGTATGCACACCGTCATCACTCTTAAAACCAACTCAGCCCCATTTCTGAGATATATATTAAAATCTGCAGAGTGGCAGCTAGATAATAGACAAATATAATAGGCAAATATATAGCCATCTAGGCAATCTCCTTCAGTAGAATGAAACTATGACCTTAGATTGTCTACTAATCTACTCATACATTCTTGTGTCTGCCCTAATCCAGGATAACGCTGCCACAAGCATATTAGGCCTACGAGATACCTGAGTCAGCAGAAAATTTATTCCCCCTTGACTCATTCagctacatttttctttttttatgactGCACTATTTTCTATTCTGTTCGTTCATTTTTGCCACTTCTTGCCATCTGCTGAGTTTACACATCTTTCACCAGATGATGGCAGCACTGCCTTTTCTGCATGTCTGCCATGTCCAACAGAATGTATTGTACAGAGACGATGAACAGTGCAGAGGTGCTTTGTCACCCCACATAACCCTTGGTTGTCTAGG
This sequence is a window from Siniperca chuatsi isolate FFG_IHB_CAS linkage group LG22, ASM2008510v1, whole genome shotgun sequence. Protein-coding genes within it:
- the LOC122870033 gene encoding synaptopodin-2 isoform X1, translated to MGTGDYICVTLRGGAPWGFTLREGEGDTYRPFLVSQVEEGGRAFLAGVRDGDEVVSLNGEPCADLTLLRAFALINTSIDCLQLLVKRYCTIPSEDYESEATYCGERDSSGEALESTTLHIFSPKHRSQSPRVLHISESQDEAYYGELDSDTEISKGPQLLCTQLHAPSSGDRSGREPVFKENDEVRRCFSPGDMVELQVSLSEQTLDDVGCTSLGSALGIQGELSNREAVETIHTTTTSHYVPCSVREPLGQHGVVLSSPSMLGQVEVILQQPEASGAGRGILSVGGPRVSGSVGSQSEGEEGGGHCEGVPESFTVSFGIPSEDSTPAEEQDSDSEGGQDKPNKHRARHARLRRSESLSEKQVKEAKSKCKRIALLLTAAPPNPNNKGVLMFKKHRQRAKKYTLVSYGTGEDEPEYSEEEDEENEDDKQETHTVEFTLVAPNESETDKHFLTNAHSSKGVLTINWDRGLLEIERNLNNQAEMECLPETKGKGALMFAQRRQRMDEISAEHEELRRHGIPVEGVPEAEKKIAEHSYMQSTTEGHAYMDVNIHQQSQQQQQYQQYQEQQYCDQQQNYQKQQQQQQQYQQQYQQQQYEQQHYQQQQMYQQQQEYHQEQQQMQHYSTNINGTVQHQTSEMQSSFSNRTAKPFSVENMAATPYSPAMSGTNQDSVGQGEQIASRDERISTPAIKTGLLLDARRRNTGKPMFTFKEAPKVSPNPVLLNLLNRSDKKLGFESGPEEDYLSLGAEACNFLQSQRVKHKTPPPVAPKPVINPNSPPWSPQIEVTNQDMPQQAENSVATPAVAPTTETTPAPELEPTPAPAPKPSPPPASQEAPANTTAEEQHTWILPESESQQPLQMTAQEENCHMNSTLQPEPAPSWAAAQTQAQQQPSTNSWHPAQVQPQEPPPNQSPSQPPWVTRQPTQTQAQPQPTTNTWTPQIQPSWSQPQEQAQSQPHVQPPWTHSHEQPNLQQMQPTWGQPREPMQQQPQAAWAQPSQTDSQHQPLWVKQPQQKSQAQPSWIQQVQPESQTQPPWVQQQPWPQAQAPGQSQPPWVSAQPQQQQQPSINVWPPSPNQAQVQPPWIQATQAQLPAQPQANLNPWAPVPAQAQSQPSWAQHPSEHGQHPMNSWAHEQNQAQHQPPWAQPVPPQPTPQPIWQQSNSKTPPQPPMNTWPSAQTPENAWAPQSQQTPVNVSASMVNTSPKPWHPPQNAPQNRTPPPPPQRMHSFTIGQRASSPINPLATVLIPSSPGSAFEMPAVRGKGADMFAKRQSRMEKFVVDSQTVQANKASRSTSPVASLPNEWKYTPNVRAPPSRAYNPIQSPSYPPAATKQAPPNSPSAKAKKKGKEKQKPAPKPLNVIDVMKHQPYQLNSSLFTFGPAAEAAVEAAKPPASKPECSPPNPTVENQPIRYEQMAPVQPAGPFNTPYPQQAYGMPMQPLMHDGHYQQNPANFYPPSNPYQQPSGGPYQQAYNQQYQQPAPPAYHPQAPQSPNLPYQQAPQGPYQPANSPPYLAAPSVPYQPQSPISYVAPSFPIAARPESVSGGNIVAAPKPKFTAKKSSAQVWKPTAIDKE
- the LOC122870033 gene encoding synaptopodin-2 isoform X3; protein product: MGTGDYICVTLRGGAPWGFTLREGEGDTYRPFLVSQVEEGGRAFLAGVRDGDEVVSLNGEPCADLTLLRAFALINTSIDCLQLLVKRYCTIPSEDYESEATYCGERDSSGEALESTTLHIFSPKHRSQSPRVLHISESQDEAYYGELDSDTEISKGPQLLCTQLHAPSSGDRSGREPVFKENDEVRRCFSPGDMVELQVSLSEQTLDDVGCTSLGSALGIQGELSNREAVETIHTTTTSHYVPCSVREPLGQHGVVLSSPSMLGQVEVILQQPEASGAGRGILSVGGPRVSGSVGSQSEGEEGGGHCEGVPESFTVSFGIPSEDSTPAEEQDSDSEGGQDKPNKHRARHARLRRSESLSEKQVKEAKSKCKRIALLLTAAPPNPNNKGVLMFKKHRQRAKKYTLVSYGTGEDEPEYSEEEDEENEDDKQETHTVEFTLVAPNESETDKHFLTNAHSSKGVLTINWDRGLLEIERNLNNQAEMECLPETKGKGALMFAQRRQRMDEISAEHEELRRHGIPVEGVPEAEKKIAEHSYMQSTTEGHAYMDVNIHQQSQQQQQYQQYQEQQYCDQQQNYQKQQQQQQQYQQQYQQQQYEQQHYQQQQMYQQQQEYHQEQQQMQHYSTNINGTVQHQTSEMQSSFSNRTAKPFSVENMAATPYSPAMSGTNQDSVGQGEQIASRDERISTPAIKTGLLLDARRRNTGKPMFTFKEAPKVSPNPVLLNLLNRSDKKLGFESGPEEDYLSLGAEACNFLQSQRVKHKTPPPVAPKPVINPNSPPWSPQIEVTNQDMPQQAENSVATPAVAPTTETTPAPELEPTPAPAPKPSPPPASQEAPANTTAEEQHTWILPESESQQPLQMTAQEENCHMNSTLQPEPAPSWAAAQTQAQQQPSTNSWHPAQVQPQEPPPNQSPSQPPWVTRQPTQTQAQPQPTTNTWTPQIQPSWSQPQEQAQSQPHVQPPWTHSHEQPNLQQMQPTWGQPREPMQQQPQAAWAQPSQTDSQHQPLWVKQPQQKSQAQPSWIQQVQPESQTQPPWVQQQPWPQAQAPGQSQPPWVSAQPQQQQQPSINVWPPSPNQAQVQPPWIQATQAQLPAQPQANLNPWAPVPAQAQSQPSWAQHPSEHGQHPMNSWAHEQNQAQHQPPWAQPVPPQPTPQPIWQQSNSKTPPQPPMNTWPSAQTPENAWAPQSQQTPVNVSASMVNTSPKPWHPPQNAPQNRTPPPPPQRMHSFTIGQRASSPINPLATVLIPSSPGSAFEMPAVRGKGADMFAKRQSRMEKFVVDSQTVQANKALGRSYSLSPPTRVPSTGQKSASASSSPKPPARASTTPPARQTSWLEKGHKPLTPWEAASRHPLGLVDEAFAFQNLQQTLASNVRLAAQRKMLPEPPTEWKARVSYQAQQKTGSQTWSQSQSRSQRRAPLPSFVSPTRSTVSTPACHAGYRSLPRQWQPQRPVADANLGPSVSYSEYKMPLGKQTYKSVYTSNTWSWKR
- the LOC122870033 gene encoding synaptopodin-2 isoform X2, which codes for MGTGDYICVTLRGGAPWGFTLREGEGDTYRPFLVSQVEEGGRAFLAGVRDGDEVVSLNGEPCADLTLLRAFALINTSIDCLQLLVKRYCTIPSEDYESEATYCGERDSSGEALESTTLHIFSPKHRSQSPRVLHISESQDEAYYGELDSDTEISKGPQLLCTQLHAPSSGDRSGREPVFKENDEVRRCFSPGDMVELQVSLSEQTLDDVGCTSLGSALGIQGELSNREAVETIHTTTTSHYVPCSVREPLGQHGVVLSSPSMLGQVEVILQQPEASGAGRGILSVGGPRVSGSVGSQSEGEEGGGHCEGVPESFTVSFGIPSEDSTPAEEQDSDSEGGQDKPNKHRARHARLRRSESLSEKQVKEAKSKCKRIALLLTAAPPNPNNKGVLMFKKHRQRAKKYTLVSYGTGEDEPEYSEEEDEENEDDKQETHTVEFTLVAPNESETDKHFLTNAHSSKGVLTINWDRGLLEIERNLNNQAEMECLPETKGKGALMFAQRRQRMDEISAEHEELRRHGIPVEGVPEAEKKIAEHSYMQSTTEGHAYMDVNIHQQSQQQQQYQQYQEQQYCDQQQNYQKQQQQQQQYQQQYQQQQYEQQHYQQQQMYQQQQEYHQEQQQMQHYSTNINGTVQHQTSEMQSSFSNRTAKPFSVENMAATPYSPAMSGTNQDSVGQGEQIASRDERISTPAIKTGLLLDARRRNTGKPMFTFKEAPKVSPNPVLLNLLNRSDKKLGFESGPEEDYLSLGAEACNFLQSQRVKHKTPPPVAPKPVINPNSPPWSPQIEVTNQDMPQQAENSVATPAVAPTTETTPAPELEPTPAPAPKPSPPPASQEAPANTTAEEQHTWILPESESQQPLQMTAQEENCHMNSTLQPEPAPSWAAAQTQAQQQPSTNSWHPAQVQPQEPPPNQSPSQPPWVTRQPTQTQAQPQPTTNTWTPQIQPSWSQPQEQAQSQPHVQPPWTHSHEQPNLQQMQPTWGQPREPMQQQPQAAWAQPSQTDSQHQPLWVKQPQQKSQAQPSWIQQVQPESQTQPPWVQQQPWPQAQAPGQSQPPWVSAQPQQQQQPSINVWPPSPNQAQVQPPWIQATQAQLPAQPQANLNPWAPVPAQAQSQPSWAQHPSEHGQHPMNSWAHEQNQAQHQPPWAQPVPPQPTPQPIWQQSNSKTPPQPPMNTWPSAQTPENAWAPQSQQTPVNVSASMVNTSPKPWHPPQNAPQNRTPPPPPQRMHSFTIGQRASSPINPLATVLIPSSPGSAFEMPAVRGKGADMFAKRQSRMEKFVVDSQTVQANKASRSTSPVASLPNEWKYTPNALGRSYSLSPPTRVPSTGQKSASASSSPKPPARASTTPPARQTSWLEKGHKPLTPWEAASRHPLGLVDEAFAFQNLQQTLASNVRLAAQRKMLPEPPTEWKARVSYQAQQKTGSQTWSQSQSRSQRRAPLPSFVSPTRSTVSTPACHAGYRSLPRQWQPQRPVADANLGPSVSYSEYKMPLGKQTYKSVYTSNTWSWKR